A stretch of Garra rufa chromosome 11, GarRuf1.0, whole genome shotgun sequence DNA encodes these proteins:
- the ctsh gene encoding pro-cathepsin H produces the protein MNRLILPVLFAILYQVHSLPLYTEEDEYLFKSWMSQYNKKYELNEYYQRLQTFLDNNKKIERHNAGNHKFSMGLNQFSDMTFAEFKKSYLLTEPQNCSATRGNHVSSNGPYPDTIDWRTKGHYVTDVKNQGACGSCWTFSTTGCLESVTAIATGKLLQLAEQQLVDCAGAFDNHGCNGGLPSHAFEYIMYNKGLMTEQDYPYTAVQGNCRFKPELAAAFVKDVVNITKYDELGMVDAVARLNPVSFAYEVTSDFMHYRDGVYTSTQCHNTTDKVNHAVLAVGYAEQNGTPYWIVKNSWGTSWGINGYFYIERGKNMCGLAACSSYPLPLV, from the exons ATGAACAGGCTGATATTACCGGTTCTGTTTGCCATTCTCTATCAGGTGCATTCATTGCCATTGTACACTGAGGAAG ATGAGTACCTTTTCAAATCATGGATGTCTCAG TATAACAAGAAATATGAGCTAAATGAATATTACCAGCGGCTACAGACATTCCTGGACAACAACAAAAAGATTGAGCGCCATAATGCAGGAAACCACAAGTTTTCAA TGGGACTGAATCAGTTTTCAGACATGACCTTTGCTGAATTTAAGAAGTCCTACCTCCTGACAGAACCTCAG AACTGCTCGGCCACTAGAGGGAATCATGTGAGCAGTAATGGGCCTTATCCTGATACAATTGACTGGAGAACGAAAGGACACTATGTAACTGATGTCAAGAACCAG GGAGCTTGCGGTAGCTGCTGGACTTTTTCCACCACAGGCTGTCTAGAGTCTGTCACTGCTATTGCCACAGGAAAACTCCTACAACTA GCAGAGCAGCAGCTTGTAGATTGTGCAGGTGCTTTTGACAATCATGGCTGCAATGG TGGCCTCCCAAGTCATGCTTTTGAGTACATCATGTACAACAAAGGTCTTATGACAGAACAAGATTACCCCTATACGGCTGTA CAAGGTAATTGTAGATTCAAACCAGAGCTGGCTGCTGCCTTTGTAAAGGACGTTGTAAACATTACAAAG TATGATGAACTGGGCATGGTGGATGCTGTGGCCAGGTTGAACCCTGTCAGCTTTGCATATGAGGTGACATCTGATTTCATGCACTACAGAGATGGAGTATATACCAG CACCCAGTGTCACAACACTACTGACAAGGTGAACCATGCAGTGCTTGCTGTGGGCTATGCTGAGCAGAATGGAACTCCATACTGGATAGTGAAGAACTCCTGGGGAACCAGCTGGGGAATTAACGG GTATTTCTACATTGAGAGGGGGAAGAACATGTGTGGACTTGCTGCGTGTTCATCCTATCCTTTACCTTTAGTGTAA